A stretch of Carya illinoinensis cultivar Pawnee chromosome 14, C.illinoinensisPawnee_v1, whole genome shotgun sequence DNA encodes these proteins:
- the LOC122294246 gene encoding cytochrome c oxidase-assembly factor COX23, mitochondrial produces the protein MASKASTPPYPSAARIADSPCYTQYTASLKCLEKFNSDKSKCQEHFDIYKECKKKEREARLERNRNRSLFS, from the exons atggcgtCGAAAGCTTCAACACCGCCGTATCCAAGCGCTGCCAGAATCGCTGACTCGCCATGTTATACTCAATATACTGCTTCTCTCAAAT gtttagaaaaatttaattcgGACAAGAGTAAATGTCAAGAGCATTTTGATATTTACAAGGAATGCAAGAAAAAGGAG AGGGAAGCTCGACTGGAACGCAACAGGAATAGGTCATTGTTCTCTTGA